The genomic interval CGAGTTAGACCGCCTCAACCAAGCCGTGCGTCGCACGTTGGCCAATGACGCGGTGCGCACGAAGCTGATCGCCTCCGGTGCCGAACCTTCAGCGTCTAGTTCTGCTGAACTGAGCACCTTGTTGAAAAATGACATGGCCAAATGGGGCCGTGTGATCCGTGACAAAAAAGTCAAAGCAGATTGAGGCCTTGAAGATGTCCAACGCGCGTATTCCAGCCATTACCCCTGGCACACGCCCTGCCTTGGCAGCGCTGGAAGCCAAAATCATCGCCAAACGCGGACGCATCACCCCGCTCTACCAACACTTGCTCAACAGCCCTGTGATGGCCGAAGGTTGGGAGGAGTTTTTAAGCGCCGTCCGACAACGCAACAGCTTGCCGGCAGACTTGCGGGAGCTGATTATTTTGCGCGTGGCTGTCTTAAACCGTGCGCCGTATGAGTTTGATGCGCACATTGAGCACGCACTGAAAGC from Limnohabitans curvus carries:
- a CDS encoding carboxymuconolactone decarboxylase family protein, whose amino-acid sequence is MSNARIPAITPGTRPALAALEAKIIAKRGRITPLYQHLLNSPVMAEGWEEFLSAVRQRNSLPADLRELIILRVAVLNRAPYEFDAHIEHALKAGLPHTKIEAVKELKVATLFSEEEQVVLALTDTMTRDIEVPDELFARVSTYFEGQRLLDLCITIGAYNMVSRVLVALHIGH